The stretch of DNA ttgtatgatccctcttattttagtaaagtaattaacatttagcagattctggacggtgtatgtaaactttagataTTAACTGTTCCTCAAAATTTGGTGAGAACAAGGTATCTCATGAGATATCTTAAAAGACGTAATATTACCTAATTTGATGAAGCTGAGttcaaaaatatgaataaaaactttCTATCACGTATAGTTTTTGCACTAAATACAAATTTTCAAAAGATTTATGTGTTTATGCTTTAAAGCTCTCAATTTTGAAACTAAACATCATATTTTTGTGAGAAAGTGTGATGTGCTTAAACAAAACAGGCACTATTTTTTGGAATCAGCACCTCAAAATTAGTAAGAAACAAGAATAGGATTTCAATAAGCAAACATGTTATcaatatgttatatattattgCACTTATTATCAAAATCAAATGAATATGGAATTGCTGCATAATGCATTTCACTTATGATGCAGCCTTACAAAACAAGGCAGCTCACTTTATTTTGGAACAGAACTCAGGAGTGAATtctagaaccatttttggttcccctaAGAATCTTtctgtgaacagttcttaaaagaaccatattTGAACCTCttgtggaatggaaaggttccatggaagTTAAAGGTTCTCAACTGAACCAACTACGCTCAGTAAAGAGTGTACACTCTAGTATGAACTCTAACCTGGTGAAGCGCGCCAGCGTCCCGAGCCCCACAATTCCTGTTAGGCCATACAAGCAGATCAGGATGGATCCAATAATGACATCAGCTCGCAGGACGTACGACTGCCAAATGATGAAATAGAGCACCAGCAGCACTGTGACACCGGTTGCAATCAGATTTAAAGCTGTGTACCTCTCACTCTCCTGTAGGTTTCCCCTGATACCTGAGGATAAGAGACCAATGAAAATGTTCTACAGTTTTTGTTCCCTCATGGATTGCCTAAATAAAAGCAGGATAATGCCAAACTTACCCCAGTACACCCTAAGGACCTCAAGACTGGCCATGAGAAACAGTAGACACACGTCTAGAGCGAGTCGGTCACTGGGATAACTCAACACATACGCTGTCACAAAGATAAAACCACATAAAAACCACACGTTAGTACAAATCCCAAACTATTATGTATGCATGAGCAATTGTACTAGTGATGAATGACTAACAAAACACCACCAATGACTCCAAAAGCCATTACAAAAGGACTTAAGAGGAAGTACTCACTCTTGTAGATGATCATGGAGAGGGTGGACAGGAAATACAACACACTGTAAGCTGCTGAGAGATACAGCAGGATTTGGAGCAGCACTGATGAGAGCTGCTGTCAGTTAAGGCTTAAATTGTGAAAAAGTATTCTTTGGAGTAGCTTATGAATACAGTGACGTTACAGTTTGGGTTATGGTTATGGCCAAGCCATGAACTTAGACTTTGCTAAGATAAACATGGAATACTCCACAAGTTTAATATTGTGTAAAATAGACACTTTTGTATTTTTATCAACACTTTATTATGTAAGTATAACATGCATTTAATAGTCAAATTTCTTTCTGACTGAGGACTGTTGCAATGCATTAATATGGGAAAGATGcatacacagttgaagtcaaaagtttacatacaccttgcagaatctgggaattattttagcagaataggagggatcatataaaatgcatgttattttttatttagtacttacctaaataagatatttcacatagaagatgttgacatatagtccataagaaaaaatagtagttgaattgaTGAAAATGaccgtgttcaaaagtttacatacacttgattcttaatactgtttagtattttgttttttgttgaaaAGGCTACTATggtaaatgtaattattaaataattattagggATTTTAACAAACATTGAGTTAACAAACAGTAtgcaaaaaaaatgaattttaaattttaatgtagGGAAgaatgaatattaatttaaataaataaataaaaaaattaatataaagtatatataacTAGTAAAAGTAAATTTGCCAAAACTGGCTTTGAGTATTGACTTGACAAAAACTTTGAATGTTTGTAGGCcttaaagatagatagatagatagatagatagatagatagatagatagatagatagatagatagatagatagatagatagatagattaaactTTTTATACGTTATTATTGACCAAGCTGAAAGTACACTTCATTTCCTAAAATGCATTACCTGTGTTAAATTGCAATTCAATAAACTGATCTTCCGGTCATTGAGATTCAACTTTTTGTGGAGTGTTACCCGTAAGTTAAATATTGCTATGTCCTGaccattatttagattttttttttcgtctATCCATCCGTTCATCGTTCAGGAACTATGTTCTTCAGTGAATATTCACAAAGGATACAACATTGGTGTTTTTGCCTAAAACAAACAAacggagaagaaaaaaaaaagaattacactTAACATCCGAAATAAAACAACCTATAAGAATTCAGATATGCACGTATTAAAGAAAATATGTTGCACAATGGCTTAAAATGCATGAAATAACAAATATATCTTGCACTTTCATAGtgtttcatatttaaatataacattacgGTTTTCCATACAGCAGAGGAACGTCGACAGGCCAGTACCACCATTAAAAAACATTAGTAATGGATAAATATTATAAAGCATTAAGTAAATATTAGAAGAACGTGAAGATTTCGCTGTAATATGATTAAAACTGCGTTTATTTTCGCTGATAAATACAGTATCTATGGCAACGACGCGGGTTACCTGCCCGTCCAATCGCCATCTTGATTCGGTTCCTCTTCTCCGGTTCGGCTGGTCGATGGTCTCTAGCGCGCTCTAGTGAACGGGAGTGATGTCAACAAATACGTTTTAAATCATTGCTAGGTAAATATAAcagaaaatacattaataatatgtaaccctggaccacaaaaccagtcataatggtaagctttcttgaaattgagatctatacatcctctgaaagctgaataaataagctttccatttccGTTTGTCAGGATAGTTTGTCTGTTTGGTTGAGATACAGCTATTAggttttgatatttatggtaggaaatgtacaaagtgtcttcatggaacacaacCTTTACTTAATTGTTTGGTTTGTTTGATtgagatatttgaaaatctggaatctgagggtgcaaaataaatctgaatattgaaggaatcacctttgaagttgtccaaatgaagttgttagcaatgcatgttactaatcaaaaattacgttttgatatatttatggtaggaattttacaaactatcttcatggaacctgataaatgaataaatacctaaattaataaataaataaatgtggaaataaataaatgtagaaatacataaatgtagaaatacatacataaacaaatgaacgaataaataaataaatgctgaaataaataaataaatgagatctgaataaatgaatgaataaataaataattctgtcAAAAGTGTAATTTTTAATTGTGCTATTTTTGTACTATGTTATACTACATTTaagtatttcatttatttatttttacatttatttatgcatttctacatttatttatttatgtatttctgtgtccgtatgttatttatttatatattaattcatGCATATCTGCATTtctttatttcagcatttatttatttatttatgtatttctacatttattcattaatttatttatttatttattcacacatttattcatttatgtatttattcatttatttttttatgtatttacacatttatttatttatatttatacttaaGTCATTTTTGTCCTCCATAGgacagcttttatctgaaattgaaatcttttgtaatcaatgttatttgatcaatttaaagcatccttgctaaataaaagtattcatttctaaaatatctttagaaaaataaataaataacatttatactgactccaagctatagtgtataatgttacaaaagcttttattttatttatttatttatttttattatttagctttttattttattaaatgttgatgataataataataataaatgtttcttgaacagcaaatcagcatattagaatgatttctgaaggattatgtgacactgaagactgtagtaatgatgctaaaaatgtagctttgaatatagaaataaattacattttaaaatatattcaaatagaaagcagtttttttaaatagtaaaaatatttcaaatttttaactaaattacatgtattttatttttttacaaaaattaataaattttcTTTATACTGTACAGTCACGCCCAAATGAAAACCTTCAGTTTTAAAAATGTCTGCAACcagtaatctctctctctctcacacacacacacacacacacacacacacacacacacacacacacacacacacacacacacacagttaaaaAAATAAGCACATTTGtgtaacacaaacacacacatactttataatgttctGGAATGTATGATAAGACACACCTGCTGAAAGAGAGGAAATTTGATCCGTTTCTTAAGGTTGTTGTGCAAAATACAATCTGAAAATATTTTAGAGGGTAAAGAATTGGGTTTAATCTCACTAACAACTTATTTTAGCAGTAAAAAAGCACAGCGCAAGGCCTAAATCGCTACAAACCACAGTGTCTGACCGTTATCATTTGGTTATAGATTAGCTTTACTGAATGACATGGTCTCAATGACTTTAGTCAACAATAGCAGTATACAGCCAGAGTAAGACATGCTGTAacttcacaaacacacactcccatgtaaacacacacacacacacacacacacacacacacacacacacacacacacacacacacacacacacattctttgTGGACAGGGTCACATGTGTGCATCCACACAGCTACGCTCACATTTAGACGAAGTGCATTAACACAGCCAGATGTTTCTTTGTCTTTGCAGCCTCAAGCTCTCTTTTTCTCGCCTGCGTCCTCCCAAACAATCCACGCAGTGTGCCGTGGGAAGAACGGGCGTGTTGTTCAGGTCAAACAGAGGAAAAAGGACAGcgagagaaagtgagagagagagaaagatgctCCAGCTGTGagtaaaaacaacaaaactgCATTTGATTGGGAGGGGGGTCGGACGGACACAGGGTCATTGTTTGTAAAGAGGTCGCGGATAAAGAGACGAGAGAAACAGATCACTCAGCTCATGCAGTGATAAATGATGGCGTTACACCTCATTCATTCACAATCCCTCAACCAATAACACCACCGATGGGATGCCACAATATTTTTTTAAGACTTGAATCGTGAAAACTGTATGAAAAGATATGAAATGTGCCATGATATTATCATTAAACTGTATAAAATCATTATATTACCATGTAGTTTCGGTAAGTGAAGTTTtgaacaattttcactcagaaattgctagtaaatttcacaaagacTTGCAAAGAAATGGGaagtaacattaaattaaatgtgaaatttgaaAGTATAAAGGTTGGAATGGTATTGTcttgtaaaatataaaacatttagtgtattttattttgtaaaatatattattatagtgtAAAATATGAGCTTTGTTATTATACAACtttgaaaaattatttttcaaagtGTTCCATGCTATTTAACATTCACTTTAATGGTATGAAATGACTGGATGCTTTCAACTGATTTCCTATTGAACTGTCATTAACTGAAATggtcaaactatttaaaatatagttaaattaagctacaaactccatTATAATGCACAGTGTTTCCATCTGACATGTATTTTGAGGCACACCTAATCATTTTAATGAAGTGTTTCACTAGTTAACAGTTAATTCAGTTACCTCACCTGCATATGTTAGTAGATTTGTATTGAATGTTGTCTCTGGAATAGAAATctgaatattttatttgtaaacatcatacctttttcgattatttcagttaatgtcataaaactagtgaactaagccagtagtagtactgagagtgtcatgtaaacatggctgaagatgcgaaaaaGCGGAGGAACAAGCAAACCAAATCaactgagtgagtcatttacactggaaccgCTCCGAGTGATTCAGACTCATGATCTGAACATTCAGTTCAAGCAATTCACTAACTAAAACCAGatcaaaagagccattcatttacGAATGTCATCATCGATTGTAATGATTTTGAAAAGCACGTAAACAGAGCTTTTCGAAACTGGATcacgaatcttttgatttagatcagaatttcagagcaggtttgcgaatcatttccgCGCTCTGAAGTCGCGATCTAAAAATATGGATCTCGAATCACTATGAGCGCGCAACGCAAgtcatttaatttagtttggaACTTCAGAGGTGGTTTGTGAATTTTtaaattcagatcgggactttggagcgtgttcacaaatcatttaattcagatctgaactttggaGCTGGTTAATGAATCTTTAGAATAAGGGCATCCGGCGTAAAACATGTGCCAAATCGGCTTTGCGGATCACTCCGCTGTGGCGACCCCTGATTAGAAGGGAGTAAGCtgagagagaaagaagaagaaTGAATCTTTAGAATCTGcacagaacttcagagcatggatcgtgaatcatttaattcagatcagaactttggagcgggttaatgaatcttttgattctgcGTAGAACTTCAGAGCGCTGACCGTGaattattttattcagatcgGATCGCAACTTTGGAGGCGGATAATAAATCTTTTAAACTGCGTAgaacttcagagcacaaattatttaattcagaacaGAACTTTGGAGGGGGttaatgaatcttttgattctgcGTAGAACTTCAGAGCGGAATCtgcaaatcttttaattcagatcggaactttctAGCAGGataatgaatcttttgattctgtgtagaacttcagagcatggagcatggattatttaattcagatcggaactttggagctggTTAATGAATCTTTAGAATCTGcgcagaacttcagagcatggatcgtgaatcatttaattcagatcggatcGCAACTTTGGAGGCGGATAATAAATCTTTTAAACTGTGTAGAACCTCAGAGcacaaattatttaattcagaacaGAACTTTGGAGGGGGTTgatgaatcttttgattctgcGTAGAACTTCAGAGCGGAATCtgcaaatcttttaattcagatcggaactttctAGCAGGataatgaatcttttgattctgtgtagaacttcagagcatggagcatggattatttaattcagatcggaactttggagctggTTAATGAATCTTTAGAATCTGc from Garra rufa unplaced genomic scaffold, GarRuf1.0 hap1_unplaced_047, whole genome shotgun sequence encodes:
- the LOC141315896 gene encoding transmembrane protein 80-like, translating into MAIGRAGKNTNVLSSVLLQILLYLSAAYSVLYFLSTLSMIIYKTYVLSYPSDRLALDVCLLFLMASLEVLRVYWGIRGNLQESERYTALNLIATGVTVLLVLYFIIWQSYVLRADVIIGSILICLYGLTGIVGLGTLARFTSAYS